A single Filimonas effusa DNA region contains:
- the trpC gene encoding indole-3-glycerol phosphate synthase TrpC — translation MNILDTIVARKKEEIAERKALRTVADLEKEPFFERTTLSLSQSLVNPERTGIIAEFKRKSPSKGIINGQASVEDVTATYARLGASGLSVLTDTDFFGGSNADLLLARQQQVPILRKDFMVDEYQVVEAKAIGADVILLIAACLTPERVQSLAAFAKSLKLEVLLEIHDESELVHICNEVDMVGVNNRNLKTFEVDINTSLRLIGKMPAHKPAVAESGISDPETIKTLKQAGFKGFLIGENFMKQPDPSIAFADFVKHL, via the coding sequence ATGAATATTTTAGATACTATCGTCGCCAGGAAAAAAGAAGAGATCGCTGAACGTAAGGCTTTACGCACCGTAGCGGACCTGGAGAAAGAACCTTTCTTTGAAAGAACAACCCTGTCCCTTTCTCAGTCTCTTGTAAACCCCGAACGCACAGGTATTATCGCGGAGTTTAAAAGAAAGTCGCCTTCCAAAGGTATCATCAATGGCCAGGCTTCCGTAGAAGACGTAACCGCTACTTATGCCCGCCTGGGGGCTTCAGGGCTTTCTGTGCTTACCGATACTGATTTTTTCGGTGGCAGCAACGCCGATTTGTTGCTGGCCAGGCAACAACAGGTGCCCATTCTGCGTAAAGACTTTATGGTCGATGAATACCAGGTTGTGGAAGCCAAAGCAATTGGTGCAGATGTAATACTTTTGATCGCAGCTTGTCTCACACCCGAAAGGGTGCAGTCGCTGGCGGCATTTGCAAAAAGCCTGAAACTCGAAGTATTGCTCGAAATTCACGACGAATCCGAATTGGTGCATATTTGTAACGAAGTGGATATGGTCGGCGTGAACAACCGTAATCTTAAAACGTTTGAAGTAGATATCAATACTTCCCTCAGGCTGATCGGCAAAATGCCGGCACACAAACCAGCCGTGGCAGAAAGCGGTATCAGCGATCCGGAAACCATTAAAACGCTGAAACAAGCCGGCTTTAAAGGCTTCCTGATAGGGGAAAACTTTATGAAACAACCGGATCCTTCGATTGCCTTTGCTGATTTTGTGAAACATTTGTAA
- the trpB gene encoding tryptophan synthase subunit beta produces the protein MEQTTYQRPDEHGYYGSFGGAYIPEMLHPNVEELKSRYLDIMYEENFQKEFHALLRDYVGRPTPLFLAERLSKQYNTAIYLKREDLNHTGAHKINNAIGQVLLAQRLGKKRIIAETGAGQHGVATATVCALKGIECIVYMGEKDIERQAPNVARMRMLGATVIPAVSGSKTLKDATNEAIRDWINNPTDTHYVIGSVVGPHPYPDMVARFQSVISEEIKAQLKVTTGKELPSHVIACVGGGSNAAGAFYHFLDEPSVQLVAVEAAGHGVNSGRSAATTQLGNPGVLHGSKSLVMQTADGQVVEPHSISAGLDYPGIGPMHAHLFKSGRGTFLSATDDDAVAAAFNLCKLEGIIPALESSHALAALNQMKLSGKETIVLCLSGRGDKDLATYMNKMDRI, from the coding sequence ATGGAACAAACAACTTACCAACGGCCCGATGAACACGGGTACTATGGCAGCTTCGGTGGAGCCTATATCCCCGAAATGCTGCACCCCAACGTGGAAGAACTGAAATCGCGTTACCTCGATATCATGTATGAGGAAAACTTTCAGAAAGAATTCCATGCCCTGCTGCGCGATTACGTTGGCAGGCCTACGCCGTTGTTCCTCGCCGAAAGGTTAAGCAAACAATACAATACCGCTATCTATCTTAAACGTGAAGACCTGAATCACACCGGTGCACACAAGATCAATAACGCGATTGGTCAGGTACTGTTGGCGCAGCGCCTTGGTAAAAAACGCATCATAGCCGAAACCGGTGCTGGTCAGCATGGCGTGGCAACCGCTACCGTTTGTGCCCTCAAAGGCATAGAATGTATCGTGTACATGGGCGAAAAAGATATAGAACGCCAGGCGCCCAACGTAGCCCGTATGCGTATGCTCGGCGCTACAGTCATCCCCGCAGTCAGTGGCAGCAAAACACTGAAGGATGCAACCAACGAAGCCATCCGCGACTGGATCAACAATCCTACCGATACACACTATGTGATTGGTTCGGTAGTTGGCCCACATCCTTACCCGGATATGGTTGCCCGCTTTCAGAGTGTCATCAGCGAAGAAATAAAAGCGCAGCTCAAAGTTACAACGGGTAAAGAATTGCCTTCACACGTCATCGCCTGCGTAGGTGGTGGTAGTAATGCCGCAGGAGCCTTCTATCATTTCCTCGACGAGCCTTCCGTACAGTTGGTGGCTGTAGAAGCAGCAGGCCATGGTGTTAACAGTGGTAGGAGTGCCGCTACCACCCAGCTTGGTAATCCCGGTGTTTTACACGGCAGCAAAAGCCTGGTGATGCAAACGGCAGACGGACAGGTGGTAGAGCCGCACAGCATATCAGCCGGCCTCGATTATCCCGGTATTGGCCCCATGCACGCCCACCTGTTTAAAAGCGGAAGAGGTACTTTCCTCAGTGCTACAGACGACGACGCGGTTGCCGCAGCATTTAATCTCTGCAAACTGGAAGGTATTATCCCGGCGCTGGAATCATCACACGCACTGGCCGCATTGAACCAGATGAAGCTCTCAGGTAAGGAAACCATCGTATTATGCCTGAGCGGCAGAGGCGATAAAGACCTTGCCACCTATATGAATAAAATGGACCGGATCTAA
- a CDS encoding anthranilate synthase component II has protein sequence MKVLVFDNYDSFTYNLVHLVEKILHEKVEVHRNDKLPLEKVKDYDKIILSPGPGIPEEAGLLLPLIKEYAATKSILGVCLGHQAIGQAFGGTLVNLSNVYHGIATPIQLLDTPAATAAPNALFREMPQQFEVGRYHSWVIGKEGFPDTLEITAEDENGFIMALRHKTYDVQGVQFHPESVLTPKGEQMMRNWLSQ, from the coding sequence ATGAAAGTATTGGTATTCGATAACTACGACTCTTTCACCTATAACCTGGTGCACCTGGTAGAAAAGATCCTGCACGAAAAGGTAGAAGTACACCGCAACGATAAGTTGCCACTCGAAAAAGTGAAAGATTATGATAAAATAATTCTTTCTCCCGGCCCCGGTATCCCTGAAGAAGCAGGATTACTGCTGCCGCTGATTAAAGAATACGCGGCAACAAAATCCATCCTCGGTGTTTGTCTTGGTCACCAGGCTATAGGACAGGCATTCGGTGGTACACTGGTGAATCTTTCTAATGTATATCACGGCATAGCTACACCCATTCAGTTACTGGATACACCCGCAGCAACAGCAGCGCCCAACGCGTTGTTCCGCGAGATGCCGCAGCAGTTCGAAGTAGGCAGGTATCATTCCTGGGTCATAGGTAAAGAAGGTTTCCCTGATACCCTTGAAATAACCGCGGAAGATGAAAATGGCTTCATCATGGCCCTTCGCCATAAAACATACGATGTGCAGGGTGTTCAATTTCATCCGGAAAGTGTGCTTACGCCAAAAGGAGAACAAATGATGCGTAATTGGCTTAGCCAGTAA
- the trpD gene encoding anthranilate phosphoribosyltransferase gives MKKILQYLFEHKTLSREQAKEILTNISSGMYSEYEVTSFITVFLMRSITVEELQGFREALLDLCVKVDLGGYPLVDIVGTGGDGKNTFNVSTLACFIVAGAGHKVAKHGNYGATSVSGASNVMEQLGYSFKNDAARLRKEVEEANICFLHAPVFHPALKVVAPIRKNLGLRTFFNMLGPVVNPAAPEYQLIGVYSLEMARIYNYLLQQTGKAFTIIHSLDGYDEISLTNDTKVINNQGEAILTPEYLGKRLVSPQDIYGGNTTEEAARIFKAVIKGEGSWAQTAVVLANAAMALNCTGKYASYNDAYAAAVESLESGKAYASLQKLISLQ, from the coding sequence GTGAAAAAGATCTTACAATACCTCTTCGAACATAAAACTCTTTCAAGAGAACAGGCGAAAGAAATACTGACAAATATCTCCTCGGGCATGTACAGTGAATACGAGGTCACATCCTTTATCACAGTCTTCCTGATGCGCAGCATTACAGTCGAAGAATTGCAAGGCTTCAGGGAAGCGTTGCTCGACCTTTGCGTGAAAGTAGACCTCGGTGGTTATCCGCTGGTAGACATCGTAGGTACCGGCGGCGATGGTAAGAATACATTTAACGTGTCCACACTCGCCTGCTTCATTGTGGCGGGCGCCGGTCATAAAGTAGCCAAACATGGCAACTACGGCGCCACCAGCGTAAGCGGTGCATCAAATGTCATGGAACAGTTAGGGTACTCTTTTAAAAACGATGCCGCCAGGCTCCGGAAAGAAGTGGAAGAAGCAAATATCTGCTTCCTGCATGCCCCTGTATTCCACCCGGCATTGAAAGTGGTGGCACCCATTCGTAAGAATCTGGGATTGCGTACCTTCTTCAATATGCTCGGCCCTGTGGTAAACCCGGCGGCTCCCGAATACCAGCTGATAGGAGTGTACAGCCTGGAAATGGCAAGAATTTATAACTACCTGCTCCAGCAAACAGGCAAAGCTTTTACTATCATTCATAGCCTTGATGGTTACGACGAAATATCGCTTACCAACGATACCAAAGTCATCAATAACCAGGGCGAAGCCATCCTTACGCCGGAATACCTCGGCAAACGCCTGGTGTCGCCGCAGGACATCTATGGTGGTAATACTACAGAAGAAGCAGCCCGTATATTTAAGGCAGTGATCAAAGGCGAAGGCTCCTGGGCGCAAACAGCCGTAGTTCTTGCAAACGCCGCAATGGCGCTTAATTGTACCGGTAAATACGCTTCTTATAACGATGCATATGCCGCGGCAGTGGAAAGCCTCGAAAGCGGTAAAGCATACGCCAGCCTCCAGAAACTAATTTCATTGCAATAA
- the trpA gene encoding tryptophan synthase subunit alpha, with protein MSRIAKLFGSKKQNVLNVYCTAGFPELNSTLAVMKALQQHGADIVELGMPYSDPLADGPVIQDSSMKALENGMSLSVLFSQLKDCRKEISLPIVLMGYMNPVLQYGFEKFCADAAAAGVDGLILPDLPPYEFETEYGAIINKYGLDFIFLVTPETSEARIRQLDNLTSGFLYAVSSSSTTGKDKDLKAQEGYFRKLQEMELKNPVLIGFGIKDKASFEAAAGYANGAIIGSAYIKALNNAADIDKATSDFLASVLK; from the coding sequence ATGAGTCGCATAGCTAAACTCTTCGGGAGCAAAAAACAAAATGTCTTAAACGTCTACTGTACCGCTGGTTTCCCGGAACTAAACAGTACGCTTGCCGTAATGAAAGCCCTGCAGCAACATGGTGCCGATATCGTTGAACTGGGGATGCCCTACAGCGATCCCCTGGCCGATGGCCCCGTGATACAGGATAGCAGCATGAAAGCCCTCGAAAATGGCATGTCCCTGTCGGTATTGTTCAGCCAGTTGAAAGATTGCCGCAAAGAGATAAGTCTGCCCATAGTACTCATGGGATATATGAACCCCGTGTTGCAATATGGCTTCGAAAAATTCTGCGCCGATGCAGCAGCGGCGGGCGTTGATGGACTGATTCTCCCCGACCTGCCACCTTATGAATTTGAAACGGAATATGGCGCCATCATCAATAAATATGGCCTCGACTTCATTTTCCTGGTAACACCTGAAACTTCCGAAGCCCGTATCAGGCAGCTCGATAACCTCACTTCAGGTTTTCTCTACGCCGTTTCTTCATCTTCCACCACCGGTAAAGACAAAGACCTGAAAGCGCAGGAAGGGTATTTCAGAAAATTACAGGAAATGGAACTGAAGAACCCGGTTTTAATAGGTTTCGGTATAAAAGATAAAGCTAGCTTTGAAGCGGCAGCAGGATATGCCAATGGCGCTATTATCGGATCAGCTTATATTAAAGCGCTTAACAACGCCGCAGATATCGATAAAGCCACCTCGGATTTCCTTGCATCAGTTTTGAAATAA
- the hisH gene encoding imidazole glycerol phosphate synthase subunit HisH, translating to MNTVIVKYNAGNIQSVLYALERIGAQALVTDDHDLIRKADKVIFPGVGEASSAMRYLQERSLDTLIKSLEQPVLGICLGMQLMCAYSEENDTPCLGIFDEKVSRFRSEDPTIKIPQIGWNTIAELKTPLFQGVPEESYCYFVHSYCAASGPHTIATTDYIRPYSAALHKGNFYGVQFHPEKSAAAGETILSNFINL from the coding sequence ATGAATACGGTTATAGTAAAATACAACGCAGGAAATATTCAGTCGGTTCTATACGCCCTGGAACGCATAGGCGCCCAGGCATTGGTGACCGACGACCATGATCTTATCCGCAAGGCAGATAAAGTGATTTTCCCGGGTGTAGGGGAGGCCAGCAGCGCTATGCGCTACCTGCAGGAAAGATCCCTCGATACCCTCATTAAGAGCCTGGAACAGCCCGTTTTGGGCATTTGCCTGGGTATGCAGCTCATGTGCGCTTACTCCGAAGAAAATGATACGCCCTGCCTCGGCATCTTCGACGAAAAAGTAAGCCGTTTCAGGAGCGAAGACCCCACCATCAAAATCCCGCAGATCGGCTGGAACACCATAGCAGAGCTGAAAACACCGCTGTTTCAAGGGGTGCCCGAAGAAAGCTATTGCTACTTCGTACACAGCTACTGCGCGGCATCGGGGCCACATACCATCGCTACCACCGATTATATCAGGCCCTATAGCGCGGCCTTGCATAAAGGGAACTTTTATGGCGTTCAGTTTCACCCGGAGAAGAGTGCAGCAGCAGGCGAAACAATATTGAGTAATTTTATTAACCTCTGA
- a CDS encoding phosphoribosylanthranilate isomerase yields MEHSAYDSHLPPKPLEAVRGIRVKVCGMTRADQVQQLDEWGVEFAGFIFYPRSPRYVLNSMTAAEIKKIKGHINKVGVFVNAPMEEVLRIVDECGLYLVQLHGDENPRYCEKIADYVTVIKAFRIAEDDNVAWKIKNYYDATDMFLFDTEGAGYGGTGKKFNWELIKNENIQKPFLLSGGIEPADARHLLDFQQQPVAKDLFAVDVNSKFEIMPGLKDMSKIKTFLDELKPF; encoded by the coding sequence ATGGAACACAGCGCTTATGACAGTCATTTACCCCCAAAACCGCTCGAAGCGGTGCGCGGTATCAGGGTTAAGGTTTGTGGTATGACCAGGGCCGACCAGGTACAGCAACTCGACGAATGGGGCGTGGAATTCGCAGGATTTATCTTCTATCCGCGCTCACCACGGTATGTATTGAACAGCATGACTGCCGCTGAAATTAAAAAGATCAAAGGCCATATCAACAAAGTAGGCGTTTTTGTAAACGCTCCCATGGAAGAAGTGCTGCGTATTGTCGACGAATGCGGGCTCTACCTCGTTCAGTTGCACGGTGATGAAAACCCGCGCTATTGCGAAAAGATCGCCGACTACGTTACTGTCATTAAAGCATTCAGGATTGCGGAAGACGATAACGTCGCCTGGAAAATAAAGAACTATTACGATGCCACCGATATGTTCCTCTTCGATACCGAAGGCGCAGGATACGGAGGCACCGGCAAAAAGTTTAACTGGGAGCTCATTAAAAACGAAAACATTCAAAAACCCTTTTTACTCAGCGGAGGAATAGAACCCGCCGACGCACGCCACCTGCTCGACTTCCAGCAGCAACCGGTGGCAAAAGACCTGTTCGCGGTCGACGTGAACAGCAAATTTGAAATAATGCCCGGACTGAAGGATATGTCTAAGATCAAGACCTTCCTCGACGAGCTTAAACCTTTTTAG